The following nucleotide sequence is from Pseudomonas sp. RC10.
TGTGTCGATAAGAGTAAGGTCGGGCGATGCAGTTTCTGCGCTGTCCCGAGCGAACCTGAAGACCGTTTGAGGGCTTATCATGCCAAGACGTCGCGTAGCAGCAAAACGTGAGATTCTTGACGATCCGAAGTACGGGTCGCAGATTCTCGCCAAGTTCATGAACCACGTAATGGAAAGCGGTAAAAAAGCCGTTGCCGAACGTATCGTTTACGGTGCCCTGGACACAGTCAAGGCTCGTAAGGCTGGTACCGATCCCCTGGAACTCTTCGAAAAAGCACTCGACGCCATCGCTCCGCTGGTCGAAGTGAAGTCGCGCCGCGTTGGTGGTGCTACTTACCAGGTTCCGGTCGAAGTTCGTCCATCCCGTCGTAATGCTCTGGCAATGCGTTGGCTGGTAGACTTCGCGCGCAAGCGCGGTGAGAAGTCTATGGCTCTGCGTTTGGCTGGCGAACTGTTGGACGCCGCTGAGGGCAAAGGTGCTGCGGTCAAGAAGCGTGAAGACGTGCACCGTATGGCTGAAGCCAACAAGGCTTTCTCGCACTACCGCTTCTAATCTCAGCGTCACTATTTTTGCGAGGGCTTTATGGCTCGTACTACTCCGATTAACCGCTACCGTAACATTGGTATCGTGGCTCACGTGGATGCTGGTAAAACCACCACCACCGAGCGCGTCCTTTTTTACACCGGCGTGAACCACAAAATGGGCGAGGTGCATGATGGCGCCGCGACCATGGACTGGATGGTGCAGGAGCAGGAGCGTGGTATTACCATTACTTCTGCTGCCACCACTGCTTTCTGGCAGGGTTCTGTCAAGCAGCATAAAGACCGCTATCGCTTCAACATCATTGATACTCCGGGCCACGTTGACTTCACCATCGAAGTAGAGCGCTCGCTGCGCGTACTCGACGGCGCGGTCGTTGTGTTCTGTGGCACTTCGGGTGTTGAGCCGCAGTCGGAAACCGTATGGCGTCAAGCCAACAAGTACGGCGTCCCGCGTCTTGTTTATGTCAACAAGATGGATCGCGCCGGTGCAAACTTCCTGCGCGTCGTCGACCAGATCAAGAAGCGCCTGGGCCACACCCCGGTGCCGATTCAGCTGGCAATCGGTTCGGAAGACAACTTCCAGGGTCAAATCGACCTGATGACCATGGAAGCGGTTTACTGGGATGACGCCGACAAGGGTATGACTCCTCGTCGTGAAGCTATCCCTGCCGAGCTGCAAGAGTTGGCCGAAGAGTGGCGCAGCAACATGGTTGAGGCGGCTGCCGAAGCCAACGAAGACCTGATGAACAAGTACCTGGAAGGCGAAGAGCTGACTCTCGAAGAGATTAAGGCTGCTCTGCGTCAGCGTACTATTGCCGGCGAAATCGTTCTGGCAGTCTGCGGTTCTTCGTTCAAGAACAAAGGTGTCCCGCTGGTTCTGGACGCCGTCGTCGACTACCTGCCAGCACCTGTCGAGATTCCTGCGATCAAGGGTATCAACCCGGACGACAAGGAACTGGACAAGGACGATCCGGCTATTCGTCACGACGAACGTCATGCAGATGACAACGAGCCGTTCTCGGCTCTGGCGTTCAAGATCGCGACCGACCCGTTCGTGGGTTCGATCACCTTCGTGCGCGTCTACTCGGGTGCTCTGAACTCCGGAGACTCGGTTCTGAACTCGGTGAAAGGCAAGAAAGAGCGTGTGGGCCGTATGGTTCAGATGCATGCCAACACCCGTGAAGAAATCAAGGAAGTACTGGCTGGTGACATCGCTGCCTTGATCGGCATGAAAGATGTAACCACTGGTGAAACCCTGTGCGCACTGGATAAGCCGATTATCCTTGAGCGTATGGACTTCCCTGAGCCGGTGATCTCGGTTGCTGTTGAGCCGAAGACCAAAGACGACCAGGAAAAAATGGGTATCGCTCTGAGCAAGCTCGCTCAGGAAGACCCTTCTTTCCGCGTCAAAACCGACGAAGAGACTGGTCAAACGATCATCTCGGGCAT
It contains:
- the rpsG gene encoding 30S ribosomal protein S7 — encoded protein: MPRRRVAAKREILDDPKYGSQILAKFMNHVMESGKKAVAERIVYGALDTVKARKAGTDPLELFEKALDAIAPLVEVKSRRVGGATYQVPVEVRPSRRNALAMRWLVDFARKRGEKSMALRLAGELLDAAEGKGAAVKKREDVHRMAEANKAFSHYRF
- the fusA gene encoding elongation factor G, with protein sequence MARTTPINRYRNIGIVAHVDAGKTTTTERVLFYTGVNHKMGEVHDGAATMDWMVQEQERGITITSAATTAFWQGSVKQHKDRYRFNIIDTPGHVDFTIEVERSLRVLDGAVVVFCGTSGVEPQSETVWRQANKYGVPRLVYVNKMDRAGANFLRVVDQIKKRLGHTPVPIQLAIGSEDNFQGQIDLMTMEAVYWDDADKGMTPRREAIPAELQELAEEWRSNMVEAAAEANEDLMNKYLEGEELTLEEIKAALRQRTIAGEIVLAVCGSSFKNKGVPLVLDAVVDYLPAPVEIPAIKGINPDDKELDKDDPAIRHDERHADDNEPFSALAFKIATDPFVGSITFVRVYSGALNSGDSVLNSVKGKKERVGRMVQMHANTREEIKEVLAGDIAALIGMKDVTTGETLCALDKPIILERMDFPEPVISVAVEPKTKDDQEKMGIALSKLAQEDPSFRVKTDEETGQTIISGMGELHLDILVDRMRREFNVEANIGKPQVSYREKITKNCEIEGKFVRQSGGRGQFGHCWIRFAPADEGQEGLQFVNEVVGGVVPKEYIPAIQKGIEEQMKNGVVAGYPLIGLKATVFDGSYHDVDSNEMAFKVAASMATKQLASKGGGVVLEPIMKVEVVTPEDYMGDVMGDLNRRRGMIQGMEDTVSGKVIRAEVPLGEMFGYATDVRSMSQGRASYSMEFSKYSEAPSNIVEALVKKQG